The following coding sequences lie in one Deltaproteobacteria bacterium genomic window:
- a CDS encoding transposase, with amino-acid sequence MVGHLGAFEAFGGVPEEVLYDRMKTVVLGTEPGGDLVFHPALMALANHYGFRPRVCRPYRAKTKGKVERPIGYIRRDFFLGRTFGNLEDLNDQFRCWLSECANSR; translated from the coding sequence TTGGAGGTGTCCCTGAGGAGGTTCTCTATGACCGGATGAAAACCGTCGTATTGGGGACAGAGCCCGGTGGAGATTTGGTCTTTCACCCAGCCCTGATGGCTTTGGCCAACCACTATGGGTTCAGGCCCAGGGTCTGTCGACCCTATCGGGCAAAAACAAAAGGCAAGGTGGAGCGGCCCATTGGCTATATTCGTCGAGACTTCTTCCTCGGTAGAACCTTTGGAAACCTGGAGGATCTGAACGATCAGTTCCGGTGTTGGCTCTCTGAGTGTGCCAACTCGAGG